One genomic window of Leptospira paudalimensis includes the following:
- a CDS encoding tol-pal system YbgF family protein, with translation MWSDSSPFSTLYSEFKKGNYSLVSRQSLQYLNGREPEKDPRIFFLYVSTEENWSKLKSNLSKENSPNFRLSPHYWNAVYLFMERALVFGESDLLIEWGKDFQKNGKQSPKYNDALLLYGLGLMDLKNESEAKKVFSEIESNSPSKHILVQLEEIKTVGK, from the coding sequence TTGTGGAGCGACTCTTCTCCATTTTCGACTTTGTATTCAGAATTCAAAAAAGGAAATTATTCTCTAGTATCTAGACAATCGCTCCAATACTTAAATGGACGAGAACCTGAAAAAGATCCTCGGATATTTTTTCTCTATGTTTCTACAGAAGAAAACTGGTCAAAACTCAAATCCAATTTAAGTAAGGAAAACTCACCTAACTTTAGATTATCGCCACATTATTGGAATGCAGTTTATTTGTTTATGGAGAGAGCTTTGGTATTTGGAGAATCTGATTTACTCATAGAATGGGGAAAGGATTTTCAAAAAAATGGAAAACAAAGTCCAAAATACAATGATGCACTTTTGTTATATGGACTTGGTTTGATGGATTTAAAAAATGAATCCGAAGCCAAAAAGGTTTTTTCAGAAATTGAATCAAACTCTCCTTCCAAACATATTTTGGTCCAATTGGAAGAGATCAAAACAGTTGGGAAATAA
- a CDS encoding SufE family protein, protein MKQNIEEIQKEIVSEFSDLTDWEEKFQYLIELGEELPKFPDEKRTEEYLVPGCQSRVWVAPRLNDGKLEFDADSDTALTKGLIAILIRVFSGQSPEDIAKASLGFIEEVGLAKFLSISRRNGLFSMVQKLKGYAEKV, encoded by the coding sequence ATGAAACAAAACATTGAAGAAATCCAAAAAGAAATCGTCTCTGAATTTTCGGATCTGACTGATTGGGAAGAAAAATTCCAATACCTAATCGAGTTAGGTGAGGAATTACCAAAGTTTCCTGATGAAAAAAGAACAGAAGAATATTTAGTACCGGGATGCCAATCTCGGGTTTGGGTCGCACCAAGACTGAATGATGGAAAACTGGAGTTTGATGCAGATAGTGATACCGCACTTACGAAAGGACTGATTGCTATTCTAATACGAGTATTTTCAGGACAAAGTCCAGAAGATATAGCAAAAGCCTCACTTGGTTTTATAGAAGAAGTTGGTCTTGCAAAGTTTTTATCGATCTCAAGACGGAATGGTCTTTTTTCTATGGTACAAAAACTAAAGGGGTATGCAGAAAAAGTATAA
- a CDS encoding RsmD family RNA methyltransferase produces MKGLRVSQGKWKGKEIPSPPDVSGHLNFTNSLVKKAIFSLMDSRLLSWGLGFESVLFCDYFAGSGQISAEAYSLSVKRLLTYELDQTRFRNLHTLFRGLPNVQLFRKDATKHALKWELGEESAYIFYLDPPYTYWSETPMRMKEMLEDLYQFCLSTKKPFLILCQIPEHQSTKNIWVNVPYKIREYGSHFIIETGYEPVETLEE; encoded by the coding sequence ATGAAAGGTCTGCGTGTTTCACAAGGGAAGTGGAAAGGAAAAGAAATTCCATCACCACCCGATGTATCCGGTCATCTCAACTTTACCAATAGCCTCGTTAAAAAAGCAATTTTTTCCCTTATGGATTCACGGTTATTATCTTGGGGACTTGGTTTTGAATCGGTTTTGTTTTGTGATTATTTTGCCGGTAGTGGGCAAATCTCGGCAGAGGCGTATAGCCTTTCTGTCAAACGACTTCTTACTTACGAATTAGACCAAACAAGATTTCGAAATTTACATACTTTATTTCGTGGACTACCGAATGTCCAATTGTTTCGAAAAGATGCCACCAAACATGCGTTAAAGTGGGAATTGGGGGAAGAATCGGCATACATCTTTTACTTAGATCCACCTTACACCTATTGGTCAGAAACTCCAATGCGAATGAAAGAAATGTTGGAAGATTTATACCAATTTTGCCTTTCGACAAAGAAACCATTTTTGATTCTTTGTCAAATTCCAGAACACCAATCCACAAAAAACATTTGGGTCAATGTTCCTTACAAAATCAGAGAGTATGGTAGTCATTTCATCATTGAAACAGGTTATGAACCCGTGGAAACTTTGGAAGAGTAA